The window GAAGACTATGCAAAGACAATGACGTGGATaagaggaaaagtttctttctctgttttaaggtcagcgctactctgccttattattattattattatttggtgATGGCAGAAGAAAGACGTGTCTTTACCAGCTCCTCTTCACATCGAACAACTGCGTTAAATGATGCCGGCTAACGCTAAGCAACGCATTAAGTGGACTGCAAAAATGCAGGAAGATGTTCTAGAGTGTAAGAGGAGAGCATTGCATGAATTTAATCAATTTTGTCAGAATGGAAAGAGAAGAGGCTATGTCAAGCGAATGTTGGAGCTTTGGATTGAAAAGGGATATGGTCATTTGGGTTTGACTGGTCAAAACCTCTGCGACAGGGCATCTTATTTGGAAAAGAAACTTAATTGTACAACAAGTGAAATTGGAAATTTAGCGACCGATGCTCAAGTTTCAAGGGAAAATGGTGTGGAAAGCGAAGATTATGAGGTGGGAAATGCAGCTAGTCAACCAAATCGGGCCCCAAATTTACATTCCACTACTCTCAACTCACAAGTTTTGCCCATGGGACCATATGTTTGCGCTGATAACAATAGCTCTGTTTTCGAATTATGCGACGAAAAGCCTGGATGTTTACCGGACTATGAAGCTGTTAACTCTCCTTCTTCCTTTGCTTGGGGCAAGTCCACCGCTGGAAAAACTATTACCATCGATTCATCGACCATTGAAGAAGCTTATAACGAGATTTCACAATGGCGAAAAAATGCTTTTCTCGTCCCATATGGTAAAACTGGTAAAGCCTTTATTGACAAAATAACTGAACATATCAACGACTGGAACAATGGAATGGAATCGGAGCATGTATCTATTAAAGCAGCCTTTGTTCTTCTCGCAGTGGGACTTCAAAAGCCACACAAGAAATCCAAAGCAAAGGACCACCAGGAATGTCTAGCTAACGCCTGCGCTTATGGAAAGAAGGAGAAATCGATCAATTGTTGCTTGAAGGACGAATGATACAGCATCGGTTGACCAGTGGGCGTAGGGCAGATCCACCCAATAAAGCAAAAGTGTTTGCCAACCTTGTCATGAATAGCCAAATCAACTCTGCTCTACGATACCTTAGTGATGTAGACGGTGGTGGAATTCTCCCCTTGACCGATGATGTCATGAATCAGCTCAAAGAAAAGCACCCTCCGGCACAGGAAGCCCAACTTGGTTCTCTGCTTTTTGGACCAGTCCTAGATATACCAGACGTGGTATATCAAAAGATCGACGGTGAAATGGTCAGAGAAGCTGCACTCAGGACAAAAGGCTCTGGGGGTCCGTGCGGTGTAGACGCTTTAGGCTTCAGGCGAATACTCTCATCAAGATCCTTCAAACAGTCTTCAGCTCAACTGTGtgacgcaattgctaaaatggcTAGACGCCTTTGCACACAATACATCGACCCAAGTAGCATTGAGGCCCTATTGGCCAATCGACTTCTTCCGCTGGACAAAGGCGAGGGAGCTGTCAGGCCAATAGGGGTTGGAGAAGTACTAAGGCGAATAATAGGAAAGTGCGTTATACGGGTTACTAAACCAGAAGTCATCGATGCCTGTGCAGGTCTTCAATGTGGTAGCGAAGCAGCAATATATGCATTGAGAAATATCTTTGATGCTGACGAAACTGACGCCGTCTTCCTTGTGGATGCATCAAATGCTTTCAATGCTTTGAATAGAGCTGCTGCTCTACATAACGTGAGAATATCTTGTCCAACTATAGCGACATATGCTATAAATACTTACCGCTTTCCAGCAAGACTCTTCATATTGGGCGGGAAAGAACTAACTTCCGCCGAGGGAACCACGCAAGGAGACCCGCTCGCGATGAGCTTGTATGCTATCAGTGTACAACCGCTTATCTCTATTCTACAGAACTCGAGTGAGACTAGGCAATGCTGGTTTGCTGATGATGCCACAGGGAGTGGCTCACTGAAGGATATCAAGAAATGGTGGAATGCATTACTAAAACATGGCCCTGATCTGGGCTTCTTTCCCAATGCCATGAAGTGCTGGCGTATAACCAAGCCAGACAAAGAAGTTGCAGGTCGTATCTTGTTTGATGGGACGGCGATTAATGTGACCGCTCGGGGCCACAGACATCTCGGTGCCGCCCTGGGATCTAGAGAGTACTTGGAAGAGTACGTAAGCCAGAAAGTCGAGGACTGGGTTGCCCAGGTAGCGCAACTCGCAGAGTTTGCCAAATCACAGCCACAGGCGAGCTACGcagcttttattttttgtttgcgACATACGTGGACGTATTTCCAAAGAACGCTCCCTGACATTGATGAGCTACTGGAACCTCTTGAGCGTGCCATTGCTGACTCCCTGATACCATCTATCACCAACCACAACTGCTCGAATGACGAAAGAAACCTGTTATCCCTTCCCGTACGATTTGATGGAATGGGGATAACCAACCCCAAAGAAGATGCAGCCTCACAGTATATATCATCTGTCGTCTCAACTATACATCTTACTGAGAGGATAGCTGCTCAAGTACATAACCCATCAGATGCAGAGGACGTGAGGTCATCTATTTCTCATTCACGAAAGGAGAAGAACGATCAATTCACGGCAAAATCGGCGGCAGTTAAGAACTATCTACCTGAGAGCACTAGACGTGCTGTTGACCTCGCGACGGAGAAAGGCACATCGAGTTGGCTGACTGCCATTCCAATAAAAGATCTTGGTTTCGACCTAAATAAAGCTCAGTTTTGGGATGCCATAAAGCTACGGTATGACTGGGAAATAACTGATCTACCCTCTGTATGTGTTTGTGGAGAAGCGTTCAGTGTTGACCATGCGATGATCTGCCGACGAAGAGGTTTTATGATCCAGAGACACAATGAACTGAGAGAGAGAAAATGTTGGATATGGTCTGTTGACGGGAGAAACTTTAGAAAGAGGAGCCAACACTGCTCCTGACGCGCGTCTGGATATTCATGCTAGAGGTGTTTGGGAAAGACAGAGGTCTGCGTTCTTTGATGTCAGGGTCTTTCACCCAAATACAGACTCTAGACTTATAGAGATCTCTCACCTAAGCAAATCTATCGCCAACATGAGAATGAGAAGAAACGCAAGTACGCCACTCGAGTTTTAGAGATTGAGCAAGGTACCTTTACTCCGTTAGTTTTTAGCACTACTGGAGGGATGGGTGAGGAGTGTCAAAGGCTTCACAGAAGGCTTGCCGAGCTACTGGCTTCCAAAAAAGGAGAGGATTACTCCGCCATAATTTCTTGGATACGATGCAAAGTTTCCTTCGCTGTCCTTAGAACAGCCCTCTTATGCTTGAGAggctcaaaaactttgaaaagagtGAAAGCAAACCTCATTGACACTGATTTTGAACTAGACAATCAGAGATATGcttaacttcctttttttttttgtgatgttgctttttcttttgattgtgGATGAATTTTCTGGTGACAAATTTAAGACGCTATGacttatttattattgttattattattattattattattattattattattattattattgttattattattacacgaATTGAATACGAAGGTTTCAAGAGGTATTGGTGTGCTATCTAAAATTTGATAttatgtaaatagaaaaatAGTACATCAATTATATTATTCAATTATTTACCCCCTTCTCAACTATGGTTTATCAatttcacttatgtccaggtttgaccctaattagttgcacgcccaattttgacatccaacacaaagtgtccctttaagtctaagcatttgctacctattttcaacaattaggtaagggtaaagtttagcgttatttttagcttcgggtaaatgcagcagttaagcttcacttaaagagtagcatttgggggacactttgtgacataaattgtctgtattttgagacacaagtgatgttgaagttggctagaagagcaaggggacacttcgtgacgcttattgaaatccgcgtgcatctaattagggtcaaacctggacatatctcatcAATTTGGGGCAATACTTATAGTTCTACTCTTAAACCCTTAATAACTCTTCAAAAGAAAGCTATACGTattataactttttcaaaa of the Montipora capricornis isolate CH-2021 chromosome 7, ASM3666992v2, whole genome shotgun sequence genome contains:
- the LOC138055976 gene encoding uncharacterized protein, with the translated sequence MIQHRLTSGRRADPPNKAKVFANLVMNSQINSALRYLSDVDGGGILPLTDDVMNQLKEKHPPAQEAQLGSLLFGPVLDIPDVVYQKIDGEMVREAALRTKGSGGPCGVDALGFRRILSSRSFKQSSAQLCDAIAKMARRLCTQYIDPSSIEALLANRLLPLDKGEGAVRPIGVGEVLRRIIGKCVIRVTKPEVIDACAGLQCGSEAAIYALRNIFDADETDAVFLVDASNAFNALNRAAALHNVRISCPTIATYAINTYRFPARLFILGGKELTSAEGTTQGDPLAMSLYAISVQPLISILQNSSETRQCWFADDATGSGSLKDIKKWWNALLKHGPDLGFFPNAMKCWRITKPDKEVAGRILFDGTAINVTARGHRHLGAALGSREYLEEYVSQKVEDWVAQVAQLAEFAKSQPQASYAAFIFCLRHTWTYFQRTLPDIDELLEPLERAIADSLIPSITNHNCSNDERNLLSLPVRFDGMGITNPKEDAASQYISSVVSTIHLTERIAAQVHNPSDAEDVRSSISHSRKEKNDQFTAKSAAVKNYLPESTRRAVDLATEKGTSSWLTAIPIKDLGFDLNKAQFWDAIKLRYDWEITDLPSVCVCGEAFSVDHAMICRRRGFMIQRHNELRERKCWIWSVDGRNFRKRSQHCS